Proteins from a single region of Dehalococcoidia bacterium:
- a CDS encoding MFS transporter has product MTEDQGRHRPLAPLGHPAFVFYAGQRFFGGTAMTLLQASMAWQVNLLSGDTREAALNLGLLGLLRFFPAFGLSLLGGAVADTYNRRNIVRAAQTLPLACAVVLTMATAGGWTSLALIFGLVVVVAVGSSFENPAGASLLPSLVPPDEFTQAVSISNSMRTLGFLTGPTVAGVIIELGGMEAAYLAHVALIACSLTLVSLVSYRPQAGPRRAVSMQGIIEGVNFVRRQVLVGAMALDMFAVILGGATALLPIYATDILDVGALGYGVLQGSFEMGAFLMAVGLLVRPPIVNTGRALLITVALFGAGTIVFGLSRWFPLSLAAYTFIGMADQLSVVLRQTTIQLSTPDELRGRVSAVSQVFIGASNQLGALESGLVAAATNATIAVVSGGAGCIAVVGIVAVKLPELRRYRIGAPPPALRDAEREAIASAEPAGD; this is encoded by the coding sequence GTGACCGAGGACCAGGGGCGACACAGGCCCCTGGCGCCGCTGGGCCATCCCGCCTTCGTCTTCTACGCCGGCCAGCGCTTCTTCGGCGGCACGGCAATGACGCTCCTGCAGGCCTCGATGGCCTGGCAGGTGAACCTGCTCTCCGGGGACACGCGCGAGGCGGCCCTCAACCTCGGCTTGCTCGGGCTGTTGCGCTTCTTTCCCGCGTTCGGCCTCAGCCTGCTCGGCGGTGCCGTGGCCGACACGTACAACCGGCGCAACATTGTCCGCGCCGCCCAGACCCTGCCGCTCGCCTGCGCCGTGGTGCTCACGATGGCCACCGCCGGCGGTTGGACGAGCCTGGCGCTGATCTTCGGGCTTGTCGTCGTGGTCGCCGTGGGGTCGTCGTTCGAGAACCCGGCCGGCGCTTCGCTGCTGCCCTCTCTCGTGCCGCCGGACGAGTTCACGCAGGCGGTGAGTATCAGCAACTCCATGCGCACTCTTGGATTCCTGACCGGCCCCACCGTCGCCGGCGTGATCATCGAGCTGGGCGGCATGGAGGCGGCTTACCTGGCCCACGTCGCGCTCATCGCCTGCTCGCTGACCCTCGTTTCGTTGGTCAGCTACAGGCCCCAGGCTGGACCGCGGCGGGCCGTGAGCATGCAGGGCATCATCGAGGGGGTGAACTTCGTGCGGCGGCAGGTGCTAGTCGGCGCGATGGCGCTGGACATGTTCGCCGTGATCCTCGGTGGCGCGACGGCTCTCCTGCCGATCTACGCCACCGACATCCTGGACGTGGGTGCGCTGGGTTACGGTGTCCTCCAGGGGTCGTTCGAGATGGGCGCCTTCCTCATGGCCGTCGGCCTGCTCGTGCGGCCGCCGATCGTGAACACCGGGCGCGCCCTTCTCATCACGGTCGCCTTGTTTGGCGCCGGCACGATCGTGTTCGGCCTCTCGCGCTGGTTCCCGCTCTCGCTCGCCGCCTACACCTTCATCGGGATGGCCGACCAGCTCAGCGTCGTCCTGCGCCAGACGACGATCCAGCTCTCGACGCCGGACGAGCTGCGCGGCCGCGTGAGCGCGGTGAGCCAGGTGTTCATCGGGGCCTCGAACCAGCTCGGCGCGCTGGAGTCCGGGCTCGTCGCCGCCGCCACCAACGCGACCATCGCGGTGGTCAGCGGTGGCGCCGGTTGCATTGCCGTCGTCGGCATCGTCGCCGTGAAGCTGCCGGAGCTGCGGCGCTACCGCATCGGCGCGCCCCCGCCAGCGCTGCGAGACGCCGAGCGCGAGGCGATAGCTAGCGCCGAACCCGCCGGCGACTGA
- a CDS encoding alkyl sulfatase dimerization domain-containing protein → MSGLRGFCERLWLGEVDTVFEAHPVATPYKGREAEELEDGILYYKGLASATTIDTGDGLVMLDTGARNDAEPLFKAVRTWRPRARLAAAVFSHHHVDHVFGVGPFDDESAAKGAPRPVVYGHEAIGGHFERYKRTRGWNGAINRRQFAAPATVPLDSAMPWPAEYRYPDVSFKDRLAFRQGSLTFELHHCRGETEDATWTWVPERKLLAPGDLFIWAVPNAGNPQKVQRWAGEWAAGLREMAALGAEVMVPGHGWPIFGAERVRAALSDTAAFLEDIEGQVLALMNQGASLDAVLHSVRIPAEAIQKPYLRPVYDHPQFIIRNVWRYYGGWYDGEPDNLLPAPRSEQAREWVDLAGGLARVLARADALREAGNLRLASHVIEYAVHAEPSSREAHDLRAAIYEARARLETSSMARNLFLFAAGSSRLGKRDAFEAAP, encoded by the coding sequence ATGAGCGGACTGCGTGGCTTCTGCGAACGTCTATGGCTCGGCGAGGTCGACACGGTGTTCGAGGCGCATCCTGTCGCCACGCCGTATAAGGGCCGGGAGGCGGAGGAGCTGGAGGATGGCATCCTCTACTACAAGGGCCTGGCCTCGGCGACGACCATTGACACGGGCGATGGCCTGGTCATGCTCGACACGGGCGCCCGCAACGACGCCGAGCCTCTGTTCAAGGCCGTGCGGACCTGGCGGCCGCGCGCGAGGCTTGCGGCAGCAGTCTTTTCGCACCACCACGTCGACCACGTCTTCGGCGTCGGTCCCTTCGACGACGAGAGCGCGGCAAAAGGCGCGCCCCGCCCGGTCGTCTACGGTCACGAAGCCATCGGCGGCCATTTCGAGCGCTACAAGCGCACGCGCGGCTGGAACGGCGCCATAAACCGCCGCCAGTTCGCCGCGCCGGCGACGGTGCCCCTTGACTCGGCGATGCCGTGGCCAGCGGAGTACCGCTACCCGGATGTCTCCTTCAAGGACAGGCTGGCGTTCCGCCAGGGAAGCCTCACCTTCGAGCTGCATCACTGCCGCGGCGAGACCGAGGACGCCACGTGGACGTGGGTGCCGGAGAGAAAACTGCTCGCTCCCGGCGACCTTTTCATCTGGGCGGTGCCCAACGCCGGCAACCCGCAGAAGGTCCAGCGTTGGGCGGGCGAATGGGCGGCTGGCCTGCGGGAGATGGCGGCGCTCGGCGCGGAGGTGATGGTGCCGGGCCACGGCTGGCCGATCTTCGGCGCGGAGCGCGTCCGGGCGGCGCTCTCCGACACGGCCGCCTTCCTCGAGGACATAGAGGGCCAGGTGCTGGCTCTCATGAACCAGGGGGCGTCGCTGGACGCCGTCCTGCACTCGGTGCGCATCCCTGCGGAGGCAATTCAGAAGCCGTATCTCCGGCCCGTGTACGACCATCCTCAGTTCATCATCCGCAACGTCTGGCGATACTACGGCGGCTGGTACGACGGCGAGCCCGACAACCTTCTGCCCGCGCCTCGGAGTGAGCAGGCGCGCGAGTGGGTTGACCTGGCGGGAGGACTGGCGCGAGTCCTGGCCCGCGCCGACGCCCTGCGCGAGGCGGGCAACCTGCGCCTCGCCAGCCACGTGATCGAGTACGCCGTGCATGCCGAGCCCTCATCGCGCGAGGCGCACGACCTCCGCGCGGCGATCTACGAGGCCCGCGCGCGCCTGGAGACGTCGTCGATGGCCCGCAACCTCTTTCTGTTCGCGGCCGGGTCAAGCCGGCTCGGAAAGCGAGACGCCTTCGAGGCGGCGCCGTAA
- a CDS encoding amidohydrolase family protein yields the protein MPSRIWDIHVHFPRGGPGGPPWMQPPPTMPEAEDARSRRRGRGRAPSEGEQRPRTPQEAVDHLAERLREVGTVKASLLCGGRFGLTYEQSLEIAMKHDDLFVPHAVIDPAEVTYERVYQLHRMGYRGFKVIGTPRPYDHPDHNPAYKAAEELDMPILFHCGVIGGGIDLLARHPRRDPESARRLREMDAAMAKARADYEEARRNWRPGQPEPQPAMGLRGGRETSANYMRPFHLETIANRFPRLKIIGAHFGGTGNYDEAASVARWRRWVYFDMSGGRTLERHAMERGLIGKEIPIEKLIFGSDCPADEIHEHVERFERMFEELGLSEEEKDLLWYRNAAELFGLEKPLWAEE from the coding sequence ATGCCTTCGAGAATCTGGGACATCCACGTTCATTTCCCGCGGGGCGGTCCGGGCGGCCCGCCCTGGATGCAGCCCCCGCCGACCATGCCCGAAGCCGAGGATGCCCGGTCCCGGCGCCGCGGGCGAGGGCGCGCGCCGAGCGAGGGCGAGCAGCGCCCGCGCACGCCCCAGGAGGCCGTCGACCACCTGGCTGAGCGGCTGCGTGAGGTCGGTACCGTGAAGGCCAGCCTCCTCTGCGGCGGCCGCTTCGGCCTGACCTATGAGCAGTCGCTCGAGATCGCCATGAAGCACGATGACCTCTTCGTGCCTCATGCCGTCATCGACCCTGCCGAGGTCACCTACGAGCGCGTATATCAGCTCCACCGGATGGGGTACCGCGGCTTCAAGGTGATCGGCACGCCCCGGCCCTATGACCACCCGGACCATAACCCCGCCTACAAGGCCGCCGAGGAACTGGACATGCCCATCCTCTTCCACTGCGGCGTCATCGGCGGCGGGATCGACCTCCTTGCCCGCCATCCCCGGCGCGACCCTGAGTCGGCGAGGCGCCTGCGAGAGATGGACGCGGCCATGGCGAAGGCGCGGGCGGACTACGAGGAGGCCCGGCGCAACTGGCGGCCCGGACAGCCGGAACCCCAGCCGGCCATGGGCCTCCGCGGTGGGCGCGAGACGTCAGCTAACTACATGCGGCCCTTCCACCTGGAGACCATCGCCAATCGCTTCCCGCGGCTCAAGATCATCGGCGCGCACTTTGGCGGCACCGGTAACTACGACGAGGCCGCTTCGGTGGCGCGCTGGCGGCGCTGGGTCTACTTCGACATGTCCGGCGGCCGTACGCTCGAGCGCCACGCCATGGAACGCGGCCTCATCGGCAAGGAGATACCCATCGAGAAGCTGATCTTCGGCTCCGACTGCCCGGCGGACGAGATTCATGAGCACGTCGAGCGCTTCGAGCGCATGTTCGAGGAGTTGGGCCTGTCCGAGGAGGAGAAGGACCTCCTCTGGTACCGCAACGCCGCCGAGCTATTCGGCCTGGAAAAGCCGCTGTGGGCGGAGGAGTAA
- a CDS encoding universal stress protein: MPDLKVIAALDGSALSEASLRYIPLLRALGNLDVMLVGIVETYRESEGLRGAEAHIQRELNLLEAYLDKTVADLGAKLGATVRKKIRTGVPADEIVEIAREEEADLLVLTTHGRSGIGRWAIGSVADKVLHTSDRNILVIGPQAAGRDTVPPFRQIMVPLDGSGLAEGALPVALTWAAAFAARLHLVRVVPLPIVSGETIALGPDLFDAMREAAEGYLSELKERIGVPDAVTAVPVGPIAEQLGVYEQENAIDLAIMTSHGRGGLLRSVLGSVTDRMLHGPAPVLVVRARA; this comes from the coding sequence TTGCCCGACCTCAAGGTCATAGCCGCGCTCGACGGCTCGGCCCTTTCCGAGGCATCGCTCCGCTACATCCCGCTCTTGCGCGCCCTTGGCAACCTCGACGTCATGCTCGTCGGCATCGTCGAGACGTACCGCGAGTCCGAAGGCCTCAGGGGCGCCGAGGCCCATATCCAGCGCGAGCTGAACCTCCTCGAAGCGTATCTGGACAAGACAGTTGCCGACCTCGGGGCCAAGCTCGGGGCCACCGTCCGGAAGAAGATCAGGACCGGCGTGCCCGCGGACGAGATTGTCGAGATTGCCCGCGAGGAGGAAGCCGACCTGCTTGTGCTGACGACGCACGGCCGCTCCGGGATCGGCCGTTGGGCGATCGGCAGCGTCGCGGACAAAGTGCTGCACACCTCTGACCGCAACATCCTGGTCATCGGGCCCCAGGCCGCCGGCCGTGACACCGTCCCGCCGTTCCGCCAGATCATGGTGCCTCTCGACGGCTCCGGCCTGGCGGAAGGGGCACTGCCCGTTGCCCTGACCTGGGCTGCGGCCTTCGCGGCCCGGCTGCACCTGGTGCGCGTGGTGCCGCTGCCCATCGTGTCGGGCGAGACGATAGCCCTGGGCCCGGACCTCTTCGACGCCATGCGCGAAGCTGCCGAGGGCTACCTTAGCGAGCTCAAGGAACGCATCGGCGTGCCAGATGCCGTAACGGCTGTCCCCGTCGGACCGATCGCCGAACAGCTCGGGGTCTACGAACAGGAAAACGCCATCGACCTCGCGATCATGACCTCGCATGGTCGCGGCGGCCTGCTGCGCTCCGTGCTCGGCAGCGTGACGGACCGCATGCTGCACGGCCCGGCGCCGGTTCTCGTAGTGCGGGCGCGGGCTTAG
- a CDS encoding response regulator transcription factor: MADIRVMIVDDHDVVREGLRSLLNRRPGLSVIAEAATVKEAVEQAILKQPDVVVMDVRLPDGSGVEACRDIRSELPNTKLIMLTSYADDEAIVSSIMAGASAYLLKQTRGQQLADAVEAVAKGESLLDQKVIQRVMDQMRTMATQPKGDKQNELTEQEQKILMLIAEGKTNREIAAEIYLSDKTVKNYVSSILSKLNLKRRSEAAAYIARRMPERR, from the coding sequence ATGGCCGACATTCGCGTGATGATCGTGGACGACCACGACGTGGTCCGTGAGGGACTGCGCTCTCTCCTGAACCGCCGCCCCGGGCTGTCCGTGATCGCCGAGGCGGCCACGGTCAAGGAAGCGGTGGAGCAGGCGATCCTGAAGCAGCCGGACGTGGTCGTCATGGACGTGCGCTTGCCCGACGGCTCCGGCGTGGAGGCCTGTCGCGATATCCGCTCCGAGCTGCCGAACACCAAGCTCATCATGCTGACCTCTTACGCCGACGACGAGGCTATCGTCTCCTCGATCATGGCCGGGGCCTCTGCCTACCTGCTCAAGCAGACCCGCGGCCAGCAACTCGCCGACGCCGTCGAGGCCGTGGCGAAGGGTGAATCGCTGCTGGACCAGAAGGTCATCCAGCGCGTCATGGACCAGATGCGCACCATGGCCACCCAACCCAAGGGTGACAAGCAGAACGAGTTGACGGAGCAGGAACAGAAGATCCTGATGCTCATCGCCGAGGGTAAGACTAACCGCGAGATCGCCGCCGAGATCTACCTCAGCGACAAGACGGTCAAGAACTACGTCTCCAGCATCCTGAGCAAACTCAACCTCAAGCGCCGCTCCGAGGCCGCCGCCTACATCGCCAGGCGCATGCCCGAGCGCCGATAA